A single window of Microbispora hainanensis DNA harbors:
- a CDS encoding SAM-dependent methyltransferase — protein MDERKAPAGVDPFTPSVARMYDYYLGGKDNFAADREAAEKIIEILPNLPDIARENREFLIRAVTYLAQQGIRQFLDIGAGLPTQRNVHQVAQEVAPESRVVYVDNDPIVLVHARAILAENDRVRAVEADMRDTEALLRHPEIREHIDFSQPLAVLLLGVLHFIPDDDEAMKIVATLREPLVPGGYLVVSHGSLGELSDDQEEEGRKVFSRTSVPGTTSRSYDQVLTFFDGLDLVEPGVVPLHEWRPDTDYPFVREGKAGALGGVGRVR, from the coding sequence GTGGACGAGCGTAAGGCGCCCGCGGGCGTCGACCCGTTTACTCCGAGCGTCGCCCGGATGTACGACTACTACCTGGGTGGCAAGGACAATTTCGCGGCGGACCGCGAGGCCGCGGAGAAGATCATCGAGATCCTGCCCAACCTCCCCGACATCGCCCGGGAGAACCGCGAGTTCCTGATCCGGGCGGTCACGTACCTCGCGCAGCAGGGTATCCGCCAGTTCCTCGACATCGGCGCCGGACTTCCGACGCAGCGCAACGTCCACCAGGTCGCCCAGGAGGTGGCCCCGGAGTCGCGGGTCGTCTACGTGGACAACGACCCCATCGTCCTCGTCCACGCGCGGGCCATCCTGGCCGAGAACGATCGGGTGCGCGCGGTCGAGGCGGACATGCGCGACACCGAGGCGCTGCTGCGGCACCCGGAGATCCGGGAGCACATCGACTTCTCCCAGCCGCTCGCCGTCCTGCTGCTCGGCGTGCTGCACTTCATCCCGGACGACGACGAGGCGATGAAGATCGTCGCGACGCTCCGGGAGCCGCTCGTGCCGGGCGGCTACCTGGTCGTGTCGCACGGCTCCCTCGGCGAGCTGAGCGACGACCAGGAGGAGGAGGGCCGGAAGGTCTTCAGCCGGACCTCCGTCCCCGGCACCACCTCCCGGTCGTACGACCAGGTCCTCACGTTCTTCGACGGGCTCGACCTGGTCGAGCCGGGAGTGGTGCCGCTGCACGAGTGGCGGCCCGACACCGACTACCCCTTCGTGCGGGAG
- a CDS encoding family 43 glycosylhydrolase produces the protein MPENRRSPAVPRRLRRISLATAAALVCGGLAAHGGVANASAGWSPAPSYTSTDKGDGTYTVPITNADVPDISVERVPAAENKEHRDVYYMISTTMHLSPGAPIMKSYDLVNWEIVNYVFGRADIGDAFSLRNGQNSYGQGQWASSLRYHDGRFYVVFNTNNLGGAYLYSTDDVENGKWTRTPLGRGLHDPSLFFDDDGTPYIFYGSGGTSAVRLKPDMSGIDRDYPNIFTANDYAGKPFIGGLFEGAQVFHINGYYYVVIITWPSGQGRQVVMFRSKDLLGRYTSADGSNTYEARGVLDSNGFAQGSLVPISRDGGTDWYGMFFRDNFPIGRTPALIPATWQDGWPTFGTDGVVPVGGAFAKPITLSPAEETFERQKSLVASDDFANDAPHRPYMDEQWTIPDPPSYDDSLIGVELLQNPGFEADAVSPWGTQYGATITRDTTDPAAGSAALKVSDRTLNGSGPNQFLNGKVQRGVTYTVSAKIKYTSGPSSIRFNLVADWGTGVQTMASGNVPAGQWTTVTGQYTIPSTANVDNFKFAIETPWANPQPASSSVDYLVDDVSIVGQPVTTESPSEEEIAPNGSRLDPVWEWNHAPDNRYWSLTDRDGWLRLTTGKVVTGKYVYTKLSGRDELTWFEEARNTLSQRTFGPRQSVETKMDISGMKNGDVAGLAAYNRGFSYVAVKRVDGQNTLGVVNRVQPFAVDIDQSAVESFVPGTTVPLGDATQVYVKADLDFSSPVGQLWTTFYYSLDGLNWTQLGSRVGPQTLDGSLSHFMGHRVGLFDYATKEKGGHVDFDYYKLSDTLTAQNKALDTSGLDAAIAHAGTLDERDYPADAWADMRAALDTATAARAGEFGTQNQIDAPERALSYQLARLGTLKTASPEVRLTVTAASRCVGSSAYVAVTAVNDSGVPATITLTTPYGSKTVADVAPGKQAYQSFNTRAGNIDAGTVTVKATATIDGKQATSSYDAGYAAASCR, from the coding sequence GTGCCCGAAAATCGCCGATCCCCGGCGGTCCCCCGGCGGTTGCGGAGGATCTCGCTCGCGACGGCCGCCGCGCTCGTGTGCGGCGGTCTCGCGGCCCACGGCGGCGTGGCGAACGCCTCCGCCGGGTGGTCGCCGGCGCCGTCGTACACCTCGACCGACAAGGGCGACGGCACCTACACCGTGCCGATCACCAATGCCGACGTGCCCGACATCAGCGTGGAGCGCGTCCCTGCCGCGGAGAACAAGGAGCACCGCGACGTCTACTACATGATCAGCACGACCATGCACCTGAGCCCGGGCGCGCCGATCATGAAGTCGTACGACCTGGTGAACTGGGAGATCGTCAACTACGTGTTCGGCCGGGCGGACATCGGCGACGCGTTCTCCCTGCGCAACGGGCAGAACTCCTACGGCCAGGGCCAGTGGGCGTCGTCGCTGCGCTACCACGACGGCAGGTTCTACGTCGTCTTCAACACCAACAACCTCGGCGGCGCGTACCTCTACAGCACCGACGACGTCGAGAACGGCAAGTGGACGCGCACGCCGCTCGGCCGCGGCCTGCACGACCCGTCGCTGTTCTTCGACGACGACGGCACGCCGTACATCTTCTACGGCTCCGGCGGGACGAGCGCCGTACGCCTCAAGCCGGATATGTCGGGCATCGACAGGGACTATCCGAACATCTTCACGGCGAACGACTACGCCGGAAAGCCGTTCATCGGCGGGCTGTTCGAGGGCGCCCAGGTCTTCCACATCAACGGCTATTACTACGTGGTCATCATCACCTGGCCGTCCGGGCAGGGACGCCAGGTCGTCATGTTCCGCTCGAAGGACCTGCTCGGCCGCTACACGTCGGCGGACGGCTCGAACACCTACGAGGCGCGCGGAGTGCTCGACTCCAACGGCTTCGCCCAGGGCAGCCTCGTGCCGATCTCCCGCGACGGCGGCACCGACTGGTATGGCATGTTCTTCCGCGACAACTTCCCGATCGGGCGCACCCCGGCGCTCATCCCCGCCACCTGGCAGGACGGCTGGCCGACGTTCGGCACCGACGGGGTCGTGCCGGTGGGCGGCGCGTTCGCCAAGCCGATCACGCTGAGCCCGGCGGAGGAGACGTTCGAGCGGCAGAAGAGCCTCGTCGCCTCCGACGACTTCGCAAACGACGCGCCGCACCGGCCGTACATGGACGAGCAGTGGACGATCCCCGACCCGCCCTCGTACGACGACTCGCTCATCGGCGTCGAGCTCCTGCAGAACCCCGGGTTCGAGGCCGACGCGGTCTCCCCGTGGGGCACGCAGTACGGCGCGACGATCACCCGCGACACCACCGACCCGGCCGCGGGATCGGCGGCGCTGAAGGTGAGCGACCGCACGCTCAACGGCTCCGGGCCCAACCAGTTCCTCAACGGCAAGGTGCAGCGCGGTGTGACCTACACCGTGTCGGCGAAGATCAAGTACACCTCGGGCCCGAGCAGCATCCGGTTCAACCTCGTGGCCGACTGGGGCACGGGCGTCCAGACGATGGCGTCCGGGAACGTTCCCGCCGGGCAGTGGACGACCGTCACGGGCCAGTACACCATCCCCTCGACGGCCAACGTGGACAACTTCAAGTTCGCGATCGAGACCCCGTGGGCCAACCCGCAGCCGGCGTCGTCGAGCGTGGACTACCTGGTCGACGACGTCTCGATCGTCGGGCAGCCGGTGACGACCGAGAGCCCGTCCGAGGAGGAGATCGCCCCCAACGGGTCGCGGCTCGACCCGGTGTGGGAGTGGAACCACGCCCCCGACAACCGCTACTGGTCGCTCACCGACCGGGACGGCTGGCTGCGGCTGACGACCGGCAAGGTGGTCACCGGCAAGTACGTCTACACCAAGCTGTCCGGCCGCGACGAGCTGACCTGGTTCGAAGAGGCGCGCAACACGCTGTCGCAGCGTACGTTCGGGCCCCGGCAGTCGGTCGAGACCAAGATGGACATCTCCGGCATGAAGAACGGCGACGTCGCCGGTCTGGCCGCCTACAACCGCGGGTTCTCCTATGTCGCGGTCAAGCGCGTCGACGGCCAGAACACGCTGGGCGTCGTCAACCGCGTGCAGCCGTTCGCGGTCGACATCGACCAGTCGGCGGTCGAGAGCTTCGTGCCCGGCACGACGGTGCCGCTCGGAGACGCGACGCAGGTGTACGTGAAGGCGGACCTCGACTTCAGCTCTCCGGTCGGGCAGCTGTGGACGACGTTCTACTACAGCCTCGACGGCCTGAACTGGACCCAGCTGGGCAGCCGCGTCGGCCCGCAGACGCTGGACGGCAGCCTCTCGCACTTCATGGGACACCGGGTCGGCCTGTTCGATTACGCGACGAAGGAGAAGGGCGGGCACGTCGACTTCGACTACTACAAGCTCAGCGACACGCTGACCGCGCAGAACAAGGCCCTCGACACGAGCGGCCTCGACGCGGCGATCGCACACGCGGGAACGCTCGACGAGCGCGACTATCCGGCGGACGCCTGGGCCGACATGCGGGCCGCGCTCGACACCGCGACGGCGGCGCGGGCCGGTGAGTTCGGCACCCAGAACCAGATCGACGCGCCGGAGCGGGCGCTCAGCTACCAGCTCGCCCGGCTCGGCACGCTCAAGACCGCCTCTCCGGAGGTCAGGCTGACCGTCACCGCCGCCTCCCGCTGCGTCGGCAGCTCGGCATACGTGGCGGTCACGGCCGTCAACGACTCCGGCGTTCCGGCGACGATCACGCTGACGACGCCGTACGGGTCCAAGACGGTGGCCGACGTGGCTCCGGGCAAGCAGGCATACCAGTCCTTCAACACCCGGGCCGGGAACATCGACGCCGGCACGGTCACCGTCAAGGCGACCGCCACGATCGACGGCAAGCAGGCCACCTCGTCCTACGACGCCGGCTACGCGGCGGCGAGCTGCCGCTGA
- a CDS encoding family 43 glycosylhydrolase: MSKRVGKTTRRRVAAIAMAGALLGAAVTATAGPVQAAAPNIIVNGGFEDGLSGWFVNNGNSTDGATLSPTTDAYAGSGAVLVTDRKTTGSGPMQDLSGKVQAGKTYAVTARVKYENPNSPATKQFFATMHYGGATYTNVGTVTVARGQWGLIQGTFTIPASQSVATARLFIETPWTSDPGSAPDTHLMDFKVDDVSVTEFVPSTTIEALGKNPGEGNPLISHKFGADGNAFVHDGRVYIYMTNDTQEYKPGPTGVSSTNTYASINTITVISSDDLMNWVDHGEIPVAGPNGVARYANNSWAPAMESKVVDGKEKFFLYFANNGGGSGVIVGDSPIGPWHDERGNLLITSATPGASNGINWLFDPGVFIDDDGQGYLVFGGGGDDGTRSAENTNHPKSTRVIRLGDDMISTQGSAEVIDAPLVFEAGHLFKRDGKYYYSYSSNFGFGGPIDPNGPPTGAIAYLMADSPMGPWTPETYKGIIFRNPGTYFGAGGNNHQSVFKLGDQYYFTYHAQTLNSRITGGATQGFRSPHLAKLDFNADGTIKEVRGDYKGVEQIRDLDPYRVIEAETIAWQQGIATKKIDGGSEEFGAQAPNLVVHDIDNGDWTSLAKVDFGAEGATGVTAKVRPLATGGKIEVRLDGRTSPVVATIPVDAPLGEWTKPTARLDGVTGVHDVYFTYAGPDGADLFEVDSWSFEAASSPEVALTVTASSRCIGSSAYVAVTAVNDSGVPATITLTTPYGSKTVADVAPGKQAYQSFNTRTGSIDAGTVTVKATATIDGKQVTSSYDAGYAAASCR, translated from the coding sequence GTGTCGAAGCGCGTTGGAAAGACGACCCGGCGACGGGTCGCCGCGATAGCGATGGCCGGTGCCCTGCTGGGCGCCGCCGTCACCGCGACGGCGGGACCGGTGCAGGCCGCCGCCCCGAACATCATCGTGAACGGCGGGTTCGAGGACGGCCTGTCCGGCTGGTTCGTCAACAACGGGAACTCGACCGACGGCGCGACGCTGTCGCCCACGACGGACGCGTACGCCGGTTCGGGCGCCGTGCTCGTCACCGACCGCAAGACGACCGGATCCGGCCCGATGCAGGACCTGTCCGGCAAGGTCCAGGCCGGCAAGACGTACGCGGTCACGGCGCGGGTGAAATACGAGAACCCCAACAGCCCGGCGACCAAGCAGTTCTTCGCCACCATGCACTACGGCGGCGCGACCTACACGAACGTCGGCACGGTGACGGTCGCGCGCGGGCAGTGGGGGCTCATCCAGGGCACGTTCACGATCCCCGCGAGCCAGAGCGTCGCGACCGCGCGGCTGTTCATCGAGACGCCCTGGACATCGGATCCCGGGTCCGCCCCGGACACGCACCTGATGGACTTCAAGGTCGACGACGTGTCCGTCACGGAGTTCGTGCCGTCCACGACCATCGAGGCGCTCGGCAAGAACCCCGGCGAGGGCAACCCGCTCATCTCGCACAAGTTCGGCGCGGACGGCAACGCGTTCGTCCACGACGGCCGCGTGTACATCTACATGACCAACGACACGCAGGAGTACAAGCCCGGCCCCACCGGGGTCTCCTCGACCAACACGTACGCGAGCATCAACACGATCACGGTCATCTCGTCCGACGACCTCATGAACTGGGTCGACCACGGCGAGATCCCCGTCGCCGGCCCGAACGGGGTCGCCCGTTACGCGAACAACTCGTGGGCCCCGGCCATGGAGAGCAAGGTCGTCGACGGCAAGGAAAAGTTTTTTCTCTACTTCGCCAACAACGGCGGCGGCTCCGGTGTCATCGTCGGCGACTCGCCGATCGGCCCGTGGCACGACGAGCGCGGCAACCTGCTCATCACGAGCGCGACGCCGGGCGCGTCCAACGGCATCAACTGGCTGTTCGACCCCGGCGTGTTCATCGACGACGACGGCCAGGGCTACCTCGTCTTCGGCGGTGGTGGCGACGACGGGACGCGCAGCGCCGAGAACACCAACCACCCGAAGTCCACGCGCGTGATCAGGCTCGGCGACGACATGATCAGCACGCAGGGCTCGGCTGAGGTCATCGACGCGCCGCTCGTGTTCGAGGCCGGCCACCTGTTCAAGCGCGACGGCAAGTACTACTACTCGTACTCGTCGAACTTCGGCTTCGGCGGCCCGATCGACCCCAACGGCCCGCCGACCGGTGCCATCGCCTACCTCATGGCCGACAGCCCGATGGGCCCGTGGACCCCCGAGACGTACAAGGGCATCATCTTCCGCAACCCGGGCACCTACTTCGGCGCCGGCGGCAACAACCACCAGTCGGTGTTCAAGCTCGGCGACCAGTACTACTTCACCTATCACGCCCAGACGCTCAACAGCCGCATCACGGGCGGCGCCACCCAGGGCTTCCGCAGCCCGCACCTCGCCAAGCTCGACTTCAACGCCGACGGTACGATCAAGGAAGTGCGGGGCGACTACAAGGGCGTCGAGCAGATCCGCGACCTCGACCCCTACCGGGTGATCGAGGCCGAGACGATCGCCTGGCAGCAGGGCATCGCGACGAAGAAGATCGACGGCGGGTCGGAGGAGTTCGGCGCGCAGGCCCCGAACCTCGTGGTGCACGACATCGACAACGGGGACTGGACGTCGCTCGCGAAGGTCGACTTCGGCGCGGAGGGCGCCACCGGGGTCACGGCCAAGGTGCGCCCGCTCGCCACCGGCGGGAAGATCGAGGTTCGCCTCGACGGCCGCACCTCGCCCGTGGTCGCGACCATTCCCGTCGACGCGCCGCTCGGCGAGTGGACGAAGCCGACCGCCAGGCTCGACGGCGTCACCGGCGTGCACGACGTCTACTTCACGTACGCCGGGCCCGACGGCGCGGACCTCTTCGAGGTCGACTCCTGGTCGTTCGAGGCCGCCTCCTCGCCGGAGGTCGCCCTGACCGTCACCGCGTCCTCCCGCTGCATCGGCAGCTCGGCGTACGTCGCGGTCACGGCCGTCAACGACTCCGGCGTTCCGGCGACCATCACACTGACCACCCCGTACGGGTCCAAGACGGTGGCCGACGTGGCTCCGGGCAAGCAGGCCTACCAGTCCTTCAACACCCGGACCGGGAGCATCGACGCCGGCACGGTCACCGTCAAGGCGACCGCCACGATCGACGGCAAGCAGGTCACCTCGTCCTACGACGCCGGCTACGCGGCGGCGAGCTGCCGCTGA
- a CDS encoding WxL protein peptidoglycan domain-containing protein: protein MPKSRPQGAPALLAALAVLRAVGTLLVAMVAVAAFAVPAGADTTWSVVPANADGPDGRTAIDIELPAGQQVTEHIAVINRSTQPVDFAIDANDGYLTTKGYFDMRPPEATPVDGGAWITVPEKVTIAAGATTVVPITVAIPQNATPGDHPAGVTASVDAVSGQVRVHNRVGVRVNIRVTGTFAAKIAVSNIQTAYTWSWNPFTPGTVEVTYTLANTGNVRLAPDSRIQTSTLAGDNTWDDTSEARAREIMPGGSRTFTARITGTWPLGPIGTTIWAIPSPAGKPLPGVTAERVAIDTTIWAIPWPQLTLLALLALAVLALRLTSTRRRRRIEKLILLNSRGTPLGT from the coding sequence TTGCCGAAGAGCCGTCCGCAGGGCGCCCCCGCCCTGCTCGCCGCACTGGCCGTTCTGCGGGCTGTCGGCACCCTCTTGGTCGCCATGGTCGCCGTGGCGGCGTTCGCCGTCCCGGCCGGTGCCGACACCACCTGGTCGGTCGTCCCCGCCAACGCCGACGGCCCCGACGGCCGCACCGCCATCGACATCGAACTGCCCGCCGGGCAACAGGTCACCGAACACATCGCCGTCATCAACCGCTCCACCCAACCCGTCGACTTCGCCATCGACGCAAACGACGGCTACCTCACCACCAAGGGCTACTTCGACATGCGGCCCCCCGAGGCCACCCCCGTCGACGGCGGCGCCTGGATCACCGTCCCCGAAAAAGTCACCATCGCCGCCGGAGCCACCACCGTCGTCCCCATCACCGTGGCCATCCCCCAAAACGCCACCCCCGGCGACCACCCCGCCGGCGTCACCGCCTCCGTCGACGCCGTCTCCGGCCAGGTCCGCGTCCACAACCGCGTCGGCGTCCGCGTCAACATCCGCGTCACCGGCACCTTCGCCGCCAAAATCGCCGTCAGCAACATACAGACCGCCTACACCTGGTCCTGGAACCCCTTCACCCCCGGCACCGTCGAAGTCACCTACACCCTCGCCAACACCGGCAACGTCCGCCTGGCCCCCGACAGCCGCATCCAGACCTCCACCCTCGCCGGCGACAACACCTGGGACGACACCTCCGAAGCCAGAGCCCGCGAAATCATGCCCGGCGGCAGCCGCACCTTCACCGCCCGCATCACCGGCACCTGGCCCCTGGGACCCATCGGCACCACCATCTGGGCCATCCCCTCCCCCGCAGGCAAACCCCTGCCCGGCGTCACCGCCGAACGCGTCGCCATCGACACCACCATCTGGGCCATCCCCTGGCCCCAGCTCACCCTCCTCGCCCTGCTCGCCCTCGCCGTCCTCGCCCTCCGCCTCACCAGCACCCGGCGCCGCCGCCGCATCGAAAAACTGATCCTCCTCAACAGCCGCGGCACCCCCCTCGGCACATGA
- a CDS encoding LysR substrate-binding domain-containing protein: MSMGPRGDPQFGARPALPEPRIAHRIRDWNARLGFVAAGLGITTVPRIAVSGLPTGIAIVEVDAPAYSGRTALAVTRSDPSPGQRAVVAALRAAAESA, from the coding sequence ATGAGTATGGGCCCGCGCGGCGACCCGCAGTTCGGTGCCAGGCCGGCGCTGCCTGAGCCCCGCATCGCCCACCGCATCCGCGACTGGAACGCCAGGCTCGGCTTCGTCGCCGCCGGGCTCGGCATCACGACCGTCCCCCGGATCGCCGTCTCCGGCCTGCCCACCGGGATCGCCATCGTCGAGGTGGACGCCCCCGCCTATTCCGGGCGTACCGCCCTGGCCGTGACCAGGTCAGATCCGTCTCCAGGACAGCGCGCCGTCGTCGCGGCCCTCCGAGCCGCGGCCGAGTCCGCATGA
- a CDS encoding NADAR family protein, translated as MGVSEQIPPPRSVDEAIAAEQAGRAPRYLYFWGHRPARDGGIGRGCLSQWWPAAFTEDGRTFASAEHYMMAHKAWLFGDERTAERILAADHPREVKQLGRVVHGFDDQVWAANRFDIVVRGSIAKFGQNPELTRFLLGTGDQVLVEASPLDRIWGIGLASDDERAASASTWQGLNLLGFALMAARDALKPGL; from the coding sequence ATGGGCGTGTCCGAGCAGATTCCGCCGCCTCGCAGCGTGGACGAGGCGATCGCCGCCGAGCAGGCGGGCCGCGCCCCGCGTTACCTGTACTTCTGGGGCCACCGGCCGGCCCGCGACGGCGGCATCGGTCGCGGCTGCCTGTCGCAGTGGTGGCCCGCCGCCTTCACCGAGGACGGCCGCACCTTCGCCTCCGCCGAGCACTACATGATGGCCCACAAGGCCTGGCTGTTCGGCGACGAGCGGACCGCCGAGCGGATCCTCGCGGCGGACCACCCGCGTGAGGTCAAGCAGCTCGGCCGCGTCGTACACGGCTTCGACGACCAGGTATGGGCGGCCAACCGGTTCGACATCGTGGTCCGCGGCAGCATCGCCAAGTTCGGCCAGAACCCGGAGCTGACGCGCTTCCTGCTCGGGACCGGAGACCAGGTCCTGGTGGAGGCGAGCCCGCTCGACCGGATCTGGGGCATCGGCCTGGCCTCCGACGACGAACGCGCCGCCTCCGCCTCGACCTGGCAGGGCCTCAACCTGCTCGGCTTCGCCCTGATGGCGGCCCGTGACGCGCTGAAGCCCGGCCTGTGA
- a CDS encoding beta-L-arabinofuranosidase domain-containing protein, which translates to MPPSSFSRRRLFHAAGAAVVASAVGEVAGSRAAQASVAPARADIGVSAYAFELGQVRLTGGRWLDNQNRTLSYLRFVDVDRLLYNFRANHRLSTGGAATNGGWDAPNFPFRTHIQGHFLTAWAQAWAVLGDTTCRDKATYMVAELAKCQANNGAAGFNAGYLSGFPESDFTALEARTLSNGNVPYYCVHKTMAGLLDVWRHIGSTQARDVLLALAGWVDQRTGRLNGSQMQAMLGTEFGGMNAVLTDLYQQTGDARWLTVAQRFDHAAVFTPLAAGQDQLNGLHANTQVPKWIGAAREYKATGTTRYRDIATNAWNITVGAHTYAIGGNSQAEHFRAPNAIAGYLTNDTCEHCNSYNMLKLTRELWLLDPDRAAYFDFYEQALFNHIIGAQNPSDGHGHVTYFTPLKPGGRRGVGPAWGGGTYSTDYNSFWCCQGTGVEVNTALTDSVYFHNGTTLIVNLFTPSVLNWTQRGITVTQTTSYPASDTVTLRVDGTAGGSWSMRVRIPGWASGATISVNGEQQNVDTTPGSYATLTRVWASGDTVTVRLPMRVVMKAANDNPNVAAITYGPVVLAGNYGNTALSALPALDTSSITRTGTSALTFTATANGSPVTLGPFHDAHGHNYTVYWNTGGGGGGGGSASFRLVNAASGLVLGIQNMSTADGGLALQWTDNGTADHDWEMVVDGTAVRLRNVNSGKVLGVENMSTGDNARVLQWSDNGTADHRWTIIDVGDGSHKIRNVNSGKLLAIQGGSTANGTQAVQDSDNGSADNQWRFVPNGARRIQNLASGLVLGVQNMSTANGGLVIQWGDSGTADHLWTAVVDSGGYLRLRNSNSGKVLGVENMSTAAGARALQWDDNGTADHRWRLRYGSNGYFRIQCANGGRVLGVSGGSTAQGAQIVLADDNGAGDHLWRFV; encoded by the coding sequence GTGCCGCCCTCATCCTTCAGCAGGCGCAGGCTGTTCCACGCCGCAGGCGCGGCCGTCGTGGCCTCCGCCGTCGGAGAGGTCGCCGGCTCGCGGGCCGCCCAAGCCTCGGTCGCGCCGGCCCGGGCCGACATCGGCGTGTCGGCGTACGCCTTCGAGCTGGGCCAGGTGCGGCTGACCGGGGGCCGCTGGCTGGACAACCAGAACCGCACGCTGTCATACCTGCGGTTCGTCGACGTCGATCGGCTGCTCTACAACTTCCGGGCCAACCACCGCCTGTCCACTGGCGGCGCCGCCACGAACGGCGGATGGGACGCCCCGAACTTCCCGTTCCGCACCCACATTCAGGGACACTTCCTCACCGCGTGGGCGCAGGCGTGGGCGGTGCTCGGCGACACGACCTGCCGGGACAAGGCGACCTACATGGTGGCCGAGCTGGCCAAGTGCCAGGCCAACAACGGCGCCGCCGGCTTCAACGCCGGATATCTGTCCGGCTTCCCCGAGTCCGACTTCACCGCGCTCGAGGCCCGCACGCTGAGCAACGGCAACGTGCCGTACTACTGCGTCCACAAGACCATGGCCGGCCTGCTCGACGTGTGGCGTCACATCGGCAGCACCCAGGCGCGCGACGTGCTCCTGGCGCTGGCCGGATGGGTGGACCAGCGGACCGGCAGGCTGAACGGCAGCCAGATGCAGGCCATGCTCGGCACCGAGTTCGGCGGCATGAACGCGGTGCTCACCGACCTCTACCAGCAGACCGGCGACGCCCGCTGGCTGACCGTGGCGCAGCGGTTCGACCACGCGGCCGTCTTCACCCCTCTCGCGGCCGGCCAGGACCAGCTCAACGGCCTGCACGCCAACACCCAGGTGCCCAAGTGGATCGGCGCGGCCCGCGAATACAAGGCGACCGGCACCACCCGCTATCGGGACATCGCCACCAACGCCTGGAACATCACCGTCGGCGCGCACACGTACGCGATCGGCGGCAACAGCCAGGCGGAGCACTTCCGGGCCCCGAACGCCATCGCCGGGTATCTCACCAACGACACCTGCGAGCACTGCAACAGCTACAACATGCTCAAGCTGACCCGCGAGCTGTGGCTGCTCGACCCGGACCGCGCGGCGTACTTCGACTTCTACGAGCAGGCGCTGTTCAACCACATCATCGGCGCGCAGAACCCGTCCGACGGCCACGGGCACGTCACCTACTTCACGCCGCTCAAGCCGGGCGGCCGCCGAGGCGTCGGCCCGGCGTGGGGCGGCGGCACCTACAGCACCGACTACAACTCCTTCTGGTGCTGCCAGGGCACGGGGGTGGAGGTCAACACGGCGCTGACGGACTCCGTGTACTTCCACAACGGCACCACCCTGATCGTGAACCTGTTCACGCCGTCGGTCCTGAACTGGACCCAGCGGGGGATCACGGTCACCCAGACGACGTCCTATCCGGCGAGCGACACCGTCACGCTGCGGGTCGACGGCACCGCCGGCGGGTCATGGTCGATGCGCGTGCGCATCCCCGGCTGGGCCAGCGGTGCGACGATCAGCGTCAACGGCGAGCAGCAGAACGTCGACACCACTCCCGGCTCCTACGCGACCCTCACCCGCGTCTGGGCCTCCGGCGACACCGTCACGGTGCGCCTGCCGATGCGCGTGGTCATGAAGGCCGCCAACGACAACCCCAACGTCGCGGCGATCACGTACGGCCCGGTCGTCCTGGCCGGGAACTACGGCAACACGGCGCTGTCGGCGCTGCCCGCCCTCGACACCTCCTCGATCACCCGCACCGGCACCTCGGCGTTGACGTTCACGGCCACCGCCAACGGGTCGCCGGTCACCCTCGGCCCGTTCCACGACGCCCACGGGCACAACTACACCGTCTACTGGAACACCGGTGGCGGTGGCGGCGGAGGCGGGAGCGCGAGCTTCCGGCTGGTCAACGCGGCCAGCGGGCTCGTCCTCGGCATCCAGAACATGTCCACCGCCGACGGCGGTCTCGCCCTCCAGTGGACCGACAACGGCACCGCCGACCACGACTGGGAGATGGTCGTCGACGGCACCGCCGTACGGCTGCGCAACGTCAACAGCGGCAAGGTGCTGGGGGTGGAGAACATGTCCACCGGCGACAACGCCCGCGTGCTGCAGTGGAGCGACAACGGCACCGCCGACCACCGCTGGACGATCATCGACGTGGGCGACGGTTCGCACAAGATCCGCAACGTCAACAGCGGCAAACTGCTGGCCATTCAGGGCGGCTCGACCGCCAACGGGACCCAGGCGGTGCAGGACTCCGACAACGGCAGCGCGGACAACCAGTGGCGGTTCGTGCCGAACGGCGCCCGGCGCATCCAGAACCTGGCCAGCGGGCTGGTGCTGGGCGTGCAGAACATGTCCACCGCCAACGGCGGCCTGGTGATCCAGTGGGGCGACAGCGGCACCGCCGACCATCTGTGGACCGCTGTGGTCGATTCCGGCGGCTACCTGCGCCTGCGCAACTCCAACAGCGGCAAGGTGCTCGGCGTGGAGAACATGTCCACCGCAGCGGGCGCGCGGGCGCTCCAGTGGGACGACAACGGCACCGCCGACCACCGGTGGCGGCTGCGGTACGGATCCAACGGATACTTCCGCATCCAGTGCGCCAACGGCGGCCGGGTCCTCGGCGTCAGCGGCGGCTCCACCGCGCAGGGCGCCCAGATCGTGCTCGCCGACGACAACGGCGCAGGCGACCACCTGTGGCGGTTCGTCTAG